A genomic region of Palaemon carinicauda isolate YSFRI2023 chromosome 22, ASM3689809v2, whole genome shotgun sequence contains the following coding sequences:
- the LOC137615915 gene encoding uncharacterized protein, which yields MSEREALVRSRGGYKGVITKWVNKIDSAITAGNVNTLSSIKDLIMKQMKTVHDLNEKILALTTEEDRMKEVEEQAEYEVVIGEHWYKLSNAITAISGSGSAGNPPPTHKTNVRLPKLDLPHFTGDVLERNSFWELYNVSLESENLELNELYTILLHGKLPKSVSETVKRRSGDDWLVFDTFKLEEEIHNLRSFVSTDVSKPGTLSTISTFTVNQSQSVRPKSKGNVNKFSSQQTRKCALCEGVHWWTQCKTYTSRDKKLSRLGFLQLCFVCASNKHFSVDCEKQICGNGCRLKYHRVLCDKQQTSEPSKSTNKSANKPNDNGVQVGTLSVSDQGQKSKQRSILSTATIVLKGKGRHLVRLRGLLDTFAERTFIRRSALKDVQYRSKGTEKIALRGYLISKPVNKYETVSVSIPYKGRLIIMDCIVVDELPEYTKKFNVKRNLKKLCKTKICLADKDFDLPVDKQAPIDMLVGVDNVYNILHPGFRKAGKLILLPTIFGYVVTGSCNAPPVQETQVTVLKLATNEEVIKATHKFDSDIKNDLDILWNLDKVGIDCNELKEHDRKVLEDFESTIVYSEMEKQYVVALPQKSNKSRLLYNLGMALGRVKQQCAKFQKDEAYLIHYQKFLKDQEDRGFIERVDKNNEVENCHYLAHHSVQKDSATTRIKIVFDCSSRQGKNGLSLNDCLWTGPHIMSDLLKVLLQFRTNNYACISDIEKEFPMVQLREEDPNFLWLQDPTDPNSELIIYRFRVVLFGATCSPFLLNATIKSHLAAVRKDTSCTEMVDMMRRGLYVDNLQFTSNNEDELINLFFDANKIFAQAHLYLKEWTSNSDLLNTIAGAYRIKSEKKQTYKVLGLNWNISDDKLTVTPNHLKTGQTKREILSAIAQIYDLLGMLIPITI from the exons ATGTCTGAAAGAGAAGCTTTGGTGAGGTCACGAGGTGGTTACAAGGGTGTAATCACCAAATGGGTAAATAAGATAGACTCTGCTATTACTGCAGGTaatgtcaatacattgtcttcaattaaggatttaattatgaaacaaatgaaGACTGTGCACGACttgaatgaaaagatattagccTTAACCACTGAAGAAGATCGAATGAAAGAGGTGGAAGAGCAAGCAGAATATGAAGTAGTAATTGGTGAACATTGGTATAAGTTGAGCAATGCCATCACAGCGATATCAGGAAGTGGTTCTGCTGGAAATCCTCCGCCCACACATAAGACTAATGTTAGATTGCCTAAATTGGATCTCCCACATTTCACTGGAGATGTGTTGGAGAGGAATTCCTTTTGGGAATTATACAATGT ATCATTAGAGAGTGAAAACCTGGAGTTGAATGAACTCTACACTATTTTGCTTCATGGTAAGTTGcctaagagtgttagtgaaactgTAAAACGCAGAAGTGGGGATGATTGGCTTGTATTTGATACATTTAAGCTGGAAGAAGAAATTCACAATCTAAGATCTTTCGTCTCAACGGATGTAAGTAAACCTGGAACTTTATCAACAATATCTACGTTCACAGTGAATCAATCACAATCTGTTAGACCTAAGAGtaaaggaaatgtgaataaatttagtTCTCAACAAACAAGAAAATGTGCATTGTGTGAAGGCGTACACTGGTGGACACAGTGTAAAACTTATACCAGTAGGGATAAGAAACTGAGTCGTCTCGGGTTTTTAcaattatgttttgtgtgtgcatcAAATAAACACTTTAGTGTAGATTGTGAAAAACAAATTTGTGGAAACGGATGCAGATTAAAATATCATCGTGTATTATGTGATAAACAACAAACCAGCGAACCaagtaaatcaacaaataaatcagCAAATAAACCTAATGATAATGGTGTGCAGGTTGGAACACTTTCCGTAAGTGATCAGGGTCAGAAATCCAAGCAGAGGTCAATTTTATCAACAGCCACAATTGTGTTGAAAGGTAAAGGAAGACATTTGGTACGCCTTCGTGGATTATTGGACACTTTTGCAGAACGAACCTTTATCAGGAGGTCAGCACTTAAAGATGTACAATATAGATCTAAAGGCACGGAGAAAATTGCCTTAAGGGGTTATTTGATAAGCAAACCTGTGAACAAGTATGAGACGGTTAGTGTTTCCATACCTTATAAGGGTAGATTGATTATTATGGATTGTATTGTGGTAGATGAGTTACCAGAGTATACTAAGAAATTCAACGTTAAACGAAATTTGAAAAAGTTGtgtaaaaccaaaatttgtctagcgGACAAGGATTTCGATCTGCCTGTGGACAAGCAAGCACCCATTGATATGTTGGTAGGCGTTGATAATGTCTATAACATATTACACCCCGGATTCAGAAAGGCTGGAAAATTGATATTGTTACCTACCATATTTGGATATGTTGTGACAGGGTCCTGTAATGCCCCTCCAGTGCAGGAAACCCAGGTAACTGTGTTAAAGCTAGCAACTAACGAGGAAGTAATTAAAGCTACACataaatttgatagtgatataaagaatgatttggatattttgtggaatttagatAAAGTGGGTATTGACTGCAATGAATTGAAAGAACATGATCGAAAGGTTCTAGAAGACTTTGAAAGTACCATTGTATATTCTGAAATGGAGAAGCAATATGTTGTGGCCTTACCACAGAAGTCTAATAAGTCAAGGCTTCTATACAATTTGGGCATGGCGTTGGGCCGGGTTAAACAACAATGTGCAAAATTTCAGAAGGATGAAGCCTACCTGATCCACTATCAAAAATTCCTGAAGGATCAGGAGGATAGGGGGTTCATTGAAAGGGTAGATAAAAACAATGAAGTTGAAAATTGTCATTATCTAGCACATCATAGTGTACAGAAAGATAGTGCCACCACTCGAATCAAAATAGTTTTTGACTGTTCCAGcagacaaggtaaaaatggattgagcCTTAACGACTGTCTGTGGACTGGACCACATATTATGTCAGATTTGCTCAAAGTCTTATTGCAGTTCAGAACTAACAACTACGCCTGTATTAGTGATATAGAAAAAGAATTTCCTATGGTGCAATTGAGAGAAGAAGACCCCAATTTTTTGTGGTTGCAAGACCCAACGGATCCAAATAGCGAATTAATCATATATAGGTTTAGGGTGGTATTGTTTGGGGCTACGTGTTCTCCCTTTCTGTTGAATGCCACTATTAAATCACATCTGGCAGCTGTGAGAAAAGATACGAGTTGTACTGAAATGGTGGATATGATGAGAAGGGGATTATACGTGGACAACCTTCAATTTACCTCCAACaatgaagatgaattgataaacttattttttgatgcaaacaaaatatttgcacagGCGCACTTGTATTTAAAGGAATGGACTAGTAATAGTGATCTTTTGAATACTATTGCGGGTGCTTATCGTATAAAATCAGAAAAGAAGCAAACCTATAAAGTCTTAGGCCTAAATTGGAACATCTCTGATGATAAACTAACAGTAACACCTAATCATCTTAAGACCGGTCAAACAAAACGTGAAATTCTTAGTGCCATTGCCCAAATTTATGATCTTTTAGGAATGCTTATCCCTATTACGATATGA
- the LOC137615916 gene encoding uncharacterized protein, with protein MGVNATVASVRQEYWVPQLRQLYKSVIHHCIICKKTQGRPYRVNIAPPLLEFRVQRKQPFSVTGVDYTGALLTKEKQQNPEEAYIVLFTCPVTTGIHIKLKVIGPAFLSFSELSCVVTELEAIINDRPLSYTSRDLNQLDILTPNHLILGRRLRSFPREVIDWKDETKDPLYGGNKDVGKRFLYITKKCDDLWKRREREYLTSLRETHRVGIRHESWPKMGDVVLIHDGGPRSRWKFGQIVKLHVGPDDVLRMVTLKTPQGETCCQAISFGIMARD; from the exons ATGGGAGTAAATGCAACCGTGGCAAGTGTGAGACAGGAATATTGGGTCCCACAGCTTCGCCAATTATACAAAAGTGTAATTCATCATTGTATAATCTGTAAGAAAACACAAGGGAGACCCTACCGTGTAAATATTGCTCCACCATTGCTAGAATTTCGGGTGCAGAGAAAACAACCCTTTAGCGTTACGGGGGTAGATTACACAGGAGCGTTGTTAACCAAGGAGAAACAGCAAAATCCTGAAGAAGCCTATATTGTGTTGTTTACTTGTCCAGTTACTACAGGAATCCATATCAAATTA aaagtaataggtccggcctttctcagctttagtgaactttcctgtgttgtgaCTGAACTTGAAGCAATTATTAATGACAGACCCTTAAGTTATACTTCGAGAGATCTAAACCAGTTGGATATTCTGAcgcccaatcatttgattttaggacgTAGATTGAGATCATTCCCTAGGGAAGTCATAGATTGGAAAGATGAAACTAAGGACCCTCTGTATGGTGGAAATAAGGACGTTGGAAAGCGTTTTTTGTACATTACAAAAAAATGTGATGACCTGTGGAAAAGgagggagagagaatatttaacttcTCTCAGAGAAACTCATCGGGTAGGAATCAGACACGAATCTTGGCCCAAAATgggagatgttgtgttgatacacgATGGAGGACCGAGAAGTCGTTGGAAATTCGGTCAAATTGTCAAATTACACGTGGGACCGGATGATGTCTTGCGCATGGTTACTTTAAAAACCCCACAAGGTGAGACCTGTTGTCAAGCTATATCCTTTGGAattatggcaagagactga